TACGAGGACGATGATGAAACTATTAATTAGCAAAAAACTATTAATTAGCAATTAAACTTTTTATTTCAAATTTTATTTTAAAAAAGATAATAATTTGTATTGAATTTGACAATAAATGAATAATCTTAGAGATTTGCTTCAAGAGCCATCTATAACAAAACAATTTCATGCAAATATTTTGACAAAAATTATTCAGTTATTCCAATCCACTACTCTAAATTAAATTTTTATTAAAACCTATTAAATTTAATTTAAAATAAAAGATAATCATTCTAAATCCTCAAAATAGATATTAAACTAAAATATATTTAAATTTTTGGTTTAAACGGAATTTAAATCATTAAAATTAAAAAATATTGGATTTAAAAAGAAATTTAATAAACCACTATGAAAAAAATATTTTAATTAAAAAGTTGATAATTATATATTAATCAAATGCAAGGTAAAGAGATATGAAAAAACAAATTACAATATTATTATTGGCAATACTTATTGTTGCCCCCCTTGTTCAGGATGTAAGTGCATCTAGAACTGTTTTTTTAACTTCAGACAATATTATAGACCATGAAAATGATGTCAAGGTATTAAACTCCATCAAAGAGTATATTGAAGAGATTAGTGATGGAGAACTTCAGGTTATTGTTGATAACGAAGCCCCAGCACCAGGAGAAGGATATCGAGCAATACAGGTAACAAGCGACATCAGCATATGTCTTTCAGCAGCAGATGGAGGAAATTATCTGCAATTGGCAGAAGCCAGCGCAGATTCAGATAAACAAATAATATTAATTAATATCGGCAGTTATGATTTGAATAACAATAGTAACTACCTCAGAAGAGCATGGGATGACAATTACTCTAATGAAACTTTCATGGGAATACATGACCCTGGAACATTCCTTAAGAATGCAGGAATATACTATATCCAGCCTGTTGAAGAATTTCCAGATAATTTTAATGACGATGGATATCTAGCCAAATATGACGAAGAAATGAACAAGCAAATTGCACAAGAAATCGTAGACATTGCAAATGAACATGCAAACGACACCACCATGTTAAGCGACAATTTAGTTGTGAGGAACACCATTTCTCCAGCAGAGATGGCAGAAGCAAGTAAAGCTTTATTGAATAGTAACGACACAGAGATGAACGGAGAATACGGAAATTATACTGCTCCACAATTGCTTTATCAAACAAGCTCTTACTTGAATGGAAATGGTCTGGACATGCCCCGTTCATTTGATGCCCCTGAAAATCCAATGGGAATCTCATTTATGGTAAAAGATTCATACAGCATCTATGATTATATGAAAATGGCAGGCATTGTTAGAAATTATATGGATGAGAATGGACAGGCCCCAGACTCAATAGAATACGAAGGGGCACATATAGGATACTATGATCTAGTTTATAACTTTGCAAAAATAACTCAAAACCACACAGATGCAGAACATATGGATTTTGAACAAGAATATAAATTCGATAAGGTAAATGATTCAATATTGCTTAAAGCATTCCCATTCATTTTAATCTTATTTATATTATTCCTAGCATATCTAGGATATCAGAAAATAAGAAGATTTTAATAGATTTAATAAACGAGGAAAATTTATGAAAAGATATATCGCAGAATTAATAGGAACAATGGTTCTTGTTTTATTTGGTTGTGGAAGTGCAGCTATAGCCGGTTCTGTATTGGGTACTGTAGGTATCGCACTAGCTTTCGGTTTGTCTATAGTTGCTATGGCATATGTAATCGGAGACATCTCAGGATGTCACATCAACCCTGCTGTTTCAATCGGTATGTGGATTGATGGAAGAATGGAAACAAAAGACCTACTCCTGTATATAGTATTCCAATGTATCGGAGCTATTATTGGTATTGCAATACTCGCAGTCATTATCAACTCCGCCAACCTTGGAGGATACATGGCAACTGGATTAGGTCAAAATGGATTTGGCTCTGCATCAAGTGTTGGCATTAACGTTATCGGAGCTATAATCACAGAAATTATTTTAACCTTCGTATTTGTATTTACAGTTCTTGGAGTTACCAAAAAAGCAGAGAATGGAACTATTGCAGGTATTGTAATCGGTTTAACACTTGCGTTCGTTCACATCATGGGAATTCCATTAACTGGTACTTCAGTAAACCCTGCTAGAAGTTTAGCGCCTGCATTATTCTTAGGCGGCCAAGCATTGCAACAAGTTTGGGTATTCATATTAGCCCCAATCATCGGTGCAGTGATTGCAGGATTATTATATAAAGGATTAATCTCAGAGGATGCATAATCCTCTAAACTTATTTTTTTTTAAATTTTAATGCTGCCACAATAAATATGGCCATTTAATTTTTCAACATCATCTTTAATATTGAATTCAAAGCTATTTCTATTTGCAACATACATATGGGCCAAGGCAATTCCAACATCGATAGGATTCCATCTCTTAAGAAGCTGCCTTTTAACTATGTTCTGTTTTACCCTATACACATCGAAACCATCAGATGAATGTTTAAAAAACCATGGTTGTGAGTTAATGGCCGATGGGGCAAGTTGTGCAGGAATTAACAGGTCATCTTCAAAATCACTTATCTTAGACAAATCTTTCCTTTTGAAATTGGAAATATCCCTAGTCATCTTTTCAGATTTTCCAAAAGCGATTAGAATAACAAAATCCGGATTCTTAACTTTAACCGAATCCAATCCATCCCAACAGCTGCCAATTCCTATACTCTGCATGAAAAGGGAAACCTGTTGGAAAACAAAACCAACATTTTCAAGATAATTGCCTTTTTTCTCGGAATATATTGCCAGATAATATGGAGCGCTCCAACGATTGCGAATATTAACCTCATCAGAACTCAAAATGTTATAATAAAATTCAATTTCATCATTCAATGGTTCAACAGAGGAAATAAAATCAATGATGGAATCCATGTCTATTTCATCATCCAGATATTTCCTACACGATTTTCTAACATATATCTGATTTTCTAAATTCAATTAAATTCACCCTAATTACAGCACTGAATTAAAATTTAAATAACATATTATAAATAAATTATAATAGGTGAATATATGAAAATAGTTGTTGCAATTGGAGGATCAATTTTACTTAAAGAATATGATTGTAAAAAATTCCAAGAATATAGTGCTATTTTAAAAGATTTATCCCATGACCATGAATTATTCGTTGTTGTAGGTGGAGGAAAACCTGCAAGAGAATATATTGGAGTAGTTCGTGATTTGGGTGCTGGAGAAGCGCAATGTGATGATATTGGAATTGAAGTGACAAGAATCAATGCAAAATTATTATTATCCGCTTTGGGTGATGCAGCATATCAAAGAGTCCCTCACAATTTCCAAGAAGCTTTAGAGTTTTCTGCTAGTGGAAAAATTATTGTTATGGGCGGAACTGAACCTGCACACAGTACTGATGCAGTATCAGCAATTTTGGCAGAATACATTAATGCAGATAAACTTATTAATTTAACATCTGTTGATGGAATGTATACCAAAGATCCGAATAAATTTGATGATGCTAAACTTGTTCCTGAAATCACAGCAACAGATTTGCTTGAATTTTTAAGCGGCAAAGATGTGAAAGCTGGAACTTATGAATTCTTTGACACAACAGCAGTGCAAATGATTAAAAGATCCAATTTGGAAACTATCATAACTAATGGTTTTGAACCAGAAAACTTAATTAAAGCCGTTAATGGAGAAAACATAGGAACAAAAGTTATTAATGAATAGGTGAAAAAGTGGAAAACCTAATTGATATCGGATTGAACCTAATGCATTCTTCCTTTAGAAAGGACAGAGTGGAAATCATTGAAGAAGCCAAAAAAGTTGGTGTATCCCAGTTTATTATCACCGGCACTAATGTTCATTCTAGTCAAATAGCAGCAGAATACGCTTCAAAATTTCCAGGAGAATTATATTCCACATCAGGAGTGCATCCTCATGATGCAAAAACCTGTAATGGACATACTCCATTTGAATTGGAGAAAATAGCTAAAAATGATTGTGTTGTAGCCATTGGAGAATGCGGCCTTGATTACAATAGAAATTTTTCACCACAGGATTTGCAGAGAAAGTGGTTTGAAGCTCAAGTAGAAATAGCTGAAAAATTAGAAATGCCTTTATTCCTACATGAGAGAGAAGCACATGAAGACCTATACAAAATATTATCAAGACATGACAGCGTTGTTGAAAAATCAGTAGTTCACTGTTTTACTGGAACAAAACAAGAAGCTCAAAACTATATAGATTTAGGTTGTTACATCGGTGTTACCGGATGGATTTGTGATATGAAAAGAGGTAGAGACCTGCAAGAAGCTGTAAGTGTTATACCTCCTGAAAAATTAATGATTGAAACTGATGCCCCATTTTTAATACCTAAAAACTTTGACAAAAAGCCTAAAAAAAATAGAAACGAACCAAAATATTTGCCTCATATCCTCAAAACAATTGCCATCTGCATGGGAATTGATGCAGAGGAACTTGCAACTCAAGTTAATAAAAATACTAAAGAATTTTTCAAAATATAAATGGAGATGAATAACATGGCAGTAGAACCTCATAAACATTGTCCAATTTGTGGAACCCCAATACCTTTAGACGAACTTGTATGCTCACCAGATTGTCAAAAAGTCTGGGATGCCAGATTAGCGCAAAGAAGAAAATCAAGAATTATACTATATGTAGTCATTGCAATATTCATTATTATTTGGGCAGTGATGACCTTTATGAAAAAGGGATAAAATGATTTTAACATCAGCAAATACACTGGAATCAAAAG
The Methanobrevibacter sp. DNA segment above includes these coding regions:
- the pyrH gene encoding UMP kinase, with the translated sequence MKIVVAIGGSILLKEYDCKKFQEYSAILKDLSHDHELFVVVGGGKPAREYIGVVRDLGAGEAQCDDIGIEVTRINAKLLLSALGDAAYQRVPHNFQEALEFSASGKIIVMGGTEPAHSTDAVSAILAEYINADKLINLTSVDGMYTKDPNKFDDAKLVPEITATDLLEFLSGKDVKAGTYEFFDTTAVQMIKRSNLETIITNGFEPENLIKAVNGENIGTKVINE
- a CDS encoding TatD family hydrolase; its protein translation is MENLIDIGLNLMHSSFRKDRVEIIEEAKKVGVSQFIITGTNVHSSQIAAEYASKFPGELYSTSGVHPHDAKTCNGHTPFELEKIAKNDCVVAIGECGLDYNRNFSPQDLQRKWFEAQVEIAEKLEMPLFLHEREAHEDLYKILSRHDSVVEKSVVHCFTGTKQEAQNYIDLGCYIGVTGWICDMKRGRDLQEAVSVIPPEKLMIETDAPFLIPKNFDKKPKKNRNEPKYLPHILKTIAICMGIDAEELATQVNKNTKEFFKI
- a CDS encoding MIP family channel protein, with translation MKRYIAELIGTMVLVLFGCGSAAIAGSVLGTVGIALAFGLSIVAMAYVIGDISGCHINPAVSIGMWIDGRMETKDLLLYIVFQCIGAIIGIAILAVIINSANLGGYMATGLGQNGFGSASSVGINVIGAIITEIILTFVFVFTVLGVTKKAENGTIAGIVIGLTLAFVHIMGIPLTGTSVNPARSLAPALFLGGQALQQVWVFILAPIIGAVIAGLLYKGLISEDA
- a CDS encoding DUF2116 family Zn-ribbon domain-containing protein: MAVEPHKHCPICGTPIPLDELVCSPDCQKVWDARLAQRRKSRIILYVVIAIFIIIWAVMTFMKKG
- a CDS encoding nitroreductase family protein — encoded protein: MNLENQIYVRKSCRKYLDDEIDMDSIIDFISSVEPLNDEIEFYYNILSSDEVNIRNRWSAPYYLAIYSEKKGNYLENVGFVFQQVSLFMQSIGIGSCWDGLDSVKVKNPDFVILIAFGKSEKMTRDISNFKRKDLSKISDFEDDLLIPAQLAPSAINSQPWFFKHSSDGFDVYRVKQNIVKRQLLKRWNPIDVGIALAHMYVANRNSFEFNIKDDVEKLNGHIYCGSIKI
- a CDS encoding adhesin — encoded protein: MKKQITILLLAILIVAPLVQDVSASRTVFLTSDNIIDHENDVKVLNSIKEYIEEISDGELQVIVDNEAPAPGEGYRAIQVTSDISICLSAADGGNYLQLAEASADSDKQIILINIGSYDLNNNSNYLRRAWDDNYSNETFMGIHDPGTFLKNAGIYYIQPVEEFPDNFNDDGYLAKYDEEMNKQIAQEIVDIANEHANDTTMLSDNLVVRNTISPAEMAEASKALLNSNDTEMNGEYGNYTAPQLLYQTSSYLNGNGLDMPRSFDAPENPMGISFMVKDSYSIYDYMKMAGIVRNYMDENGQAPDSIEYEGAHIGYYDLVYNFAKITQNHTDAEHMDFEQEYKFDKVNDSILLKAFPFILILFILFLAYLGYQKIRRF